A portion of the Pectobacterium brasiliense genome contains these proteins:
- a CDS encoding sugar phosphate isomerase/epimerase family protein, whose protein sequence is MPCMTLLRRAFAIPLLLIVSSGLALAERPAENQKIALQMYTLRSLNTLDEQFSMARDAGFKAVELVGTHDISASEMKGLLGKYRLKAIAAHVQFGELKSNMAEVVAFNKAIGNSMIIVPWLNVEDRPDSAEGWKRFGVEMNDLGRELKKQGMKLAYHNHNFEMKKYRGKTALEIMMDAAEPENLMLEMDVAWVSRGGQDPVRLLRQYKGRIYSIHAKDNTSIGIRDDEMNFAPPGEGILAWEEILPAASKAGAQWFVAEHDLPKDPQAIVSAAYQSLYEKLSKIKSK, encoded by the coding sequence ATGCCTTGTATGACGTTGTTGCGCCGTGCATTCGCTATACCGCTATTGTTGATAGTTTCATCGGGTTTGGCGCTTGCCGAGCGTCCAGCAGAAAACCAAAAAATAGCGTTGCAGATGTATACGCTGCGCAGCTTGAATACGCTCGACGAGCAATTCTCCATGGCGCGAGACGCCGGGTTTAAGGCGGTTGAACTGGTGGGGACGCATGACATTAGTGCGTCAGAAATGAAGGGGTTATTAGGCAAGTATCGGTTGAAAGCCATTGCTGCGCATGTTCAGTTTGGCGAATTGAAAAGCAATATGGCTGAGGTTGTAGCCTTTAACAAAGCCATCGGCAACAGCATGATTATCGTGCCGTGGCTAAATGTAGAAGACCGACCGGATAGCGCAGAGGGTTGGAAGCGCTTTGGTGTGGAAATGAACGATCTTGGACGTGAGCTGAAGAAGCAGGGCATGAAGCTGGCTTATCACAACCATAATTTCGAGATGAAGAAGTATCGCGGTAAAACCGCGCTGGAAATCATGATGGATGCGGCAGAACCAGAGAATCTGATGCTGGAAATGGATGTCGCCTGGGTATCGCGCGGAGGACAGGATCCTGTGCGTCTCCTGCGCCAGTACAAAGGGCGCATTTATTCAATTCACGCGAAAGACAATACATCAATCGGCATCCGCGATGATGAAATGAACTTTGCCCCACCGGGTGAGGGCATTTTGGCGTGGGAAGAGATTCTCCCTGCTGCGTCTAAGGCTGGTGCTCAGTGGTTTGTTGCTGAACATGACTTACCGAAAGATCCACAGGCCATTGTTTCCGCGGCTTACCAGTCGCTGTATGAAAAGCTGAGTAAGATAAAAAGTAAGTAA
- the modC gene encoding molybdenum ABC transporter ATP-binding protein ModC has protein sequence MLQLDFHQQLGSLELRVQSELPANGITAIFGVSGAGKTSLINAVVGLTRPDGGRIVLNNHVLVDTQQRVFLPPEKRRIGYVFQDARLFPHYRVRGNLRYGMAETMESQFDDIVNLLGIEPLLNRYPRTLSGGEKQRVAIGRALLTAPELLLMDEPLASLDLPRKRELLPYLERLAKEVNIPILYVSHSLEEIVRLADHVVVLDKGKVKAQGLLEEVWASSALRPWLPKDEQSSILSARVLAQHEHYAMTALALGDQQVWVGKVELPQDAALRIRVNAADVSLVLEPPEKSSIRNVLRASVVECIDVDEQVEVKLAVGQQTLWSRITPWARDDLALHPGQAIYAQIKSVSITA, from the coding sequence ATGCTGCAACTCGATTTTCATCAACAGCTGGGTAGTCTCGAACTTCGCGTTCAGTCTGAACTGCCAGCGAACGGCATCACCGCGATTTTCGGCGTATCCGGGGCAGGGAAAACCTCGCTGATCAACGCCGTTGTTGGCTTGACTCGCCCGGATGGTGGGCGGATTGTGCTCAATAATCATGTGCTGGTGGATACGCAGCAGCGTGTTTTTTTACCACCGGAAAAGCGGCGAATCGGCTATGTATTTCAGGATGCTCGCCTGTTTCCGCACTATCGCGTGCGCGGTAATCTGCGCTACGGCATGGCTGAGACAATGGAATCGCAGTTCGATGACATCGTCAATTTGCTAGGCATTGAGCCGCTGCTGAATCGCTATCCACGGACGCTGTCCGGTGGCGAAAAACAGCGTGTTGCGATTGGTCGGGCGTTGCTGACCGCACCGGAACTGCTGCTTATGGATGAACCGCTGGCGTCGCTGGATTTACCCAGAAAGCGCGAGCTGTTGCCGTATTTGGAACGTCTGGCGAAAGAAGTCAATATCCCGATCTTGTATGTCAGCCACAGTCTGGAAGAGATTGTTCGGTTAGCCGATCATGTCGTGGTGCTTGATAAAGGCAAAGTGAAAGCGCAGGGGCTGCTGGAAGAGGTATGGGCCAGCAGCGCGCTACGCCCGTGGTTACCGAAAGACGAACAGAGCAGTATTCTGAGTGCGCGCGTGTTGGCTCAGCATGAGCATTACGCGATGACGGCGCTGGCATTAGGCGACCAGCAGGTGTGGGTTGGAAAAGTCGAACTCCCGCAGGACGCCGCATTGCGCATTCGCGTGAATGCTGCCGATGTCTCTCTGGTGCTGGAGCCGCCGGAAAAAAGCAGCATCCGTAATGTGCTGCGAGCCAGCGTGGTGGAGTGCATTGATGTCGACGAACAGGTTGAAGTGAAACTGGCGGTCGGCCAGCAGACGCTGTGGTCCCGTATTACTCCGTGGGCACGCGACGATCTCGCACTTCATCCTGGGCAAGCGATCTACGCGCAGATTAAGAGCGTGTCGATCACGGCGTAA
- the modB gene encoding molybdate ABC transporter permease subunit, with protein sequence MMLSDYEWQAVELSLKVSVVAVACSLPFGILMAWILVRCRFPGKSLLDSIIHLPLVLPPVVIGYLLLVAMGRRGVIGSWLYDWFGFSFSFSWRGAALASAIVAFPLMVRAIRLSLDAVDTHLEQAARTLGASPWRVFFTITLPLSFPGIIVGTVLAFARSLGEFGATITFVSNIPGETRTIPLAMYTLIETPGAEADAARLCIIAIVLSLAALLASEWLTNWSRKRLGG encoded by the coding sequence ATGATGCTGAGTGATTACGAATGGCAGGCGGTTGAGCTGAGCCTCAAAGTTTCCGTTGTGGCCGTGGCATGCAGCTTGCCGTTTGGGATACTGATGGCGTGGATTTTAGTGCGCTGTCGGTTCCCCGGTAAATCACTGCTGGATAGCATTATCCATTTACCACTGGTGCTGCCGCCAGTGGTTATTGGTTATCTGCTGCTGGTGGCGATGGGAAGACGCGGCGTAATCGGTTCCTGGCTCTATGACTGGTTCGGCTTCAGCTTTAGTTTTAGCTGGCGCGGTGCCGCGTTAGCGTCGGCGATTGTCGCATTTCCGCTAATGGTTCGGGCGATCCGGCTGTCGCTTGATGCCGTCGATACGCATCTGGAGCAGGCCGCTCGAACACTGGGTGCCTCGCCGTGGCGCGTGTTTTTCACCATCACATTACCTCTCTCTTTTCCTGGGATTATCGTTGGAACCGTATTGGCGTTTGCCCGTTCGCTGGGCGAATTTGGCGCGACCATTACGTTTGTTTCTAATATCCCCGGCGAAACCCGAACCATTCCACTGGCGATGTATACCCTGATTGAAACGCCCGGCGCGGAGGCTGATGCAGCAAGGCTGTGTATCATTGCCATCGTCTTATCGCTGGCTGCGCTGTTAGCATCGGAATGGCTAACAAACTGGAGCCGCAAGCGGTTGGGGGGATAA
- the modA gene encoding molybdate ABC transporter substrate-binding protein produces the protein MKQQWLKWFAALTFSAGMALPAAAEDKVTVFAAASLTNALQEIATQYQKEKNVAVVASYASSSTLARQIEQGAPADLFISADQQWMDYAQDKNLIDTATRHTLLGNELVVIAPKASAQKEIKIDDKTDWKNLLKGGRLAVGDPDHVPAGIYAKEALQNLKAWDELSPLMARANNVRAAMALVEREEAPLGIVYGSDAVASDKVKVIGTFPATSHKPVEYPMAIVKEHKNAAVTGFYDYLKTPEAAAVFKRYGFAPR, from the coding sequence ATGAAGCAGCAATGGTTAAAATGGTTTGCCGCACTCACCTTCAGTGCAGGAATGGCGCTGCCTGCGGCAGCAGAAGATAAAGTTACTGTATTCGCCGCCGCATCATTGACGAATGCGTTGCAGGAAATCGCCACGCAATATCAGAAAGAGAAAAACGTCGCTGTTGTGGCGTCTTACGCATCATCCTCAACGCTGGCGCGCCAGATTGAGCAAGGTGCGCCTGCCGATCTGTTCATCTCCGCTGACCAGCAGTGGATGGACTACGCGCAGGATAAAAACCTGATAGACACCGCTACGCGTCACACGCTACTGGGCAATGAGCTGGTGGTGATTGCGCCGAAGGCGAGTGCGCAAAAAGAGATTAAGATTGACGATAAAACCGACTGGAAAAATCTGCTGAAAGGCGGACGTCTGGCCGTTGGCGACCCGGATCATGTGCCTGCTGGGATCTATGCCAAAGAAGCCTTACAAAATCTGAAAGCCTGGGATGAACTCTCCCCGCTGATGGCGCGCGCCAATAACGTACGTGCAGCTATGGCGCTGGTGGAGCGTGAAGAAGCCCCGTTGGGTATCGTTTATGGTTCTGACGCGGTTGCCAGCGACAAAGTTAAGGTCATCGGTACATTCCCTGCGACGAGCCACAAGCCTGTCGAATATCCAATGGCAATAGTCAAAGAGCATAAAAACGCGGCGGTTACCGGTTTTTATGACTACCTGAAAACGCCAGAAGCGGCAGCGGTATTTAAACGTTACGGCTTCGCGCCGCGTTAA
- a CDS encoding AcrZ family multidrug efflux pump-associated protein, which translates to MLELLKSLLFAVAMVPVMMVVIMGAIYCLGEVFNVLSRIGHSDGQRAKNQH; encoded by the coding sequence ATGTTGGAGTTGTTGAAGAGCCTGCTGTTTGCAGTTGCCATGGTTCCTGTGATGATGGTGGTTATCATGGGTGCAATTTATTGCCTGGGCGAAGTGTTTAACGTGTTGTCCCGCATCGGTCATTCCGACGGTCAGCGCGCAAAGAATCAGCACTGA
- the modE gene encoding molybdenum-dependent transcriptional regulator: protein MQAEILLTLKLQQRLFADPRRIELLKQIRHTGSISQGAKLAGISYKSAWDAINEMNQLAEQTIVERMTGGKGGGGAQLTRYGERLLQLYDLLAQIQQKAFDVLQEDGLPLDSLLAAIARFSLQTSARNQFFGTVLARGEEQVQQHLDLLLADGKTTISALITQQSAERLQLQKGKEVLALIKAPWIDVYAATSAAPDVDNVLSGQIQSIQHGVENSEILITLTGGETLCAMVPNVLLEQQKLQQGADVKACFNADRVIIATLC from the coding sequence ATGCAGGCTGAAATTCTTCTCACCCTGAAACTCCAACAGCGTTTATTCGCCGATCCGCGGCGCATTGAATTGCTCAAGCAAATTCGTCATACCGGTTCAATCAGCCAGGGCGCCAAGCTGGCGGGGATTAGCTATAAAAGCGCATGGGATGCCATCAATGAGATGAATCAACTGGCCGAACAGACCATCGTCGAACGAATGACCGGCGGCAAAGGCGGTGGCGGGGCTCAGCTCACCCGCTACGGTGAACGTCTTCTCCAGCTGTACGATTTGCTCGCGCAGATTCAGCAAAAAGCCTTTGATGTCTTGCAGGAAGACGGTCTGCCGTTAGATAGCCTGCTGGCAGCTATCGCGCGTTTCTCACTGCAAACCAGCGCCCGTAACCAGTTTTTTGGAACCGTGCTCGCACGCGGTGAAGAACAGGTGCAACAACATCTGGATCTTTTACTCGCCGATGGTAAAACAACGATCAGCGCCCTGATTACACAACAAAGTGCCGAGCGCCTGCAATTACAGAAAGGGAAAGAGGTGTTGGCACTGATTAAAGCACCGTGGATCGATGTGTACGCCGCTACGTCCGCCGCGCCTGATGTTGATAACGTCTTATCAGGGCAAATTCAGTCCATTCAGCACGGTGTGGAAAACAGCGAAATTCTGATTACGCTGACCGGGGGAGAAACCCTGTGTGCCATGGTGCCGAATGTCTTGCTTGAGCAGCAAAAACTGCAACAGGGAGCGGATGTGAAAGCCTGCTTCAATGCGGACCGGGTTATTATCGCCACACTTTGTTAA
- the modF gene encoding molybdate ABC transporter ATP-binding protein ModF encodes MSLLKITQGLFRLSDTRMLHLDELTLEQNQCWAFVGANGSGKSALARALSGELPILRGERTTEFQHPVRLSFEQLQKLVSDEWQRNNTDLLSEGEDDTGRTTAEVIQDSLNDPARCQQLAHQFGIAHLLERRFKYLSTGETRKAMLCQALMPQPDLLILDEPFDGLDVASRQQLADELRKLAGAGYTLVLILNRFDDIPDFINHVGVLADCTLTRVGERETILSEALVAQLAFSEKLSGSSLPEPEDPQRHMTLPAGEARIRLRNGVVQYNDRPILHELTWEVLPSQHWQIVGPNGAGKSTLLSLITGDHPQGYSNDLTLFGRKRGSGETIWDIKRHIGYVSSSFHLDYRVSTSVRNVILSGFFDSIGIYQAVSDRQRHLTEQWLTLLGLNGAIADTPFQSLSWGQQRLTLIARALVKHPALLILDEPLQGLDPLNRQLVRRWLDILIGEGETQLLFVSHHAEDAPECITHRLTFVPHNDIYRYQIDALCK; translated from the coding sequence ATGTCATTGTTAAAAATCACTCAGGGGCTGTTTCGTCTCAGCGACACCCGCATGCTGCATTTGGACGAACTGACGCTCGAACAAAACCAGTGCTGGGCCTTTGTTGGGGCCAACGGAAGTGGTAAATCTGCACTGGCGCGGGCACTATCCGGCGAACTGCCAATATTGCGTGGTGAACGAACAACGGAATTTCAACACCCCGTCCGACTGTCGTTTGAACAATTACAAAAACTGGTTTCTGACGAGTGGCAACGCAATAACACCGATCTGCTCAGTGAAGGTGAAGACGACACTGGCCGCACCACGGCAGAAGTGATTCAGGATAGCCTCAACGATCCCGCGCGTTGCCAACAGCTGGCGCACCAGTTTGGTATTGCGCATTTGCTGGAGCGCCGCTTCAAGTACCTCTCTACGGGGGAAACCCGTAAGGCGATGCTGTGCCAAGCGCTGATGCCTCAGCCCGATCTGCTGATTCTCGACGAGCCTTTCGATGGGTTGGACGTTGCCTCCCGCCAGCAGCTTGCCGATGAGCTGAGGAAACTGGCAGGCGCCGGTTATACGCTGGTACTTATTCTGAATCGCTTCGACGACATCCCTGACTTTATCAATCATGTCGGTGTGCTGGCAGACTGTACGCTGACCCGCGTCGGCGAGCGTGAAACGATCCTCTCTGAAGCGCTGGTGGCCCAGCTCGCGTTTAGTGAAAAACTGTCGGGAAGTTCACTGCCAGAACCGGAAGATCCACAGCGGCATATGACGCTTCCCGCTGGCGAGGCACGCATTAGGCTGCGTAACGGCGTGGTCCAGTACAACGACCGCCCTATTCTGCACGAGCTAACGTGGGAAGTGTTGCCCAGTCAGCATTGGCAGATTGTCGGGCCAAATGGCGCAGGGAAATCGACGCTGCTCAGCCTGATTACGGGCGATCATCCGCAAGGCTACAGTAACGACCTCACGCTGTTTGGCCGTAAGCGCGGCAGCGGTGAAACCATCTGGGACATCAAGCGCCACATCGGTTACGTCAGCAGCAGCTTCCATCTGGATTACCGCGTCAGCACCAGCGTGCGCAACGTTATCCTGTCAGGCTTTTTTGACTCTATCGGCATTTATCAGGCCGTTTCCGACCGCCAGCGCCACCTGACCGAACAGTGGCTCACGCTGCTTGGGCTCAATGGCGCTATCGCCGATACCCCGTTTCAGTCGCTCTCCTGGGGTCAGCAGCGTCTGACGCTGATTGCCCGCGCGTTAGTCAAACACCCCGCCCTGCTCATTCTTGATGAACCGCTACAGGGGCTTGATCCGCTCAATCGCCAGCTGGTACGCCGCTGGCTGGATATTCTGATTGGCGAGGGCGAAACGCAGCTACTCTTTGTCTCTCACCACGCGGAAGACGCGCCCGAGTGCATCACACATCGGCTCACTTTCGTCCCGCACAACGACATCTACCGCTACCAGATTGACGCGTTATGTAAATAA
- the galE gene encoding UDP-glucose 4-epimerase GalE, with amino-acid sequence MNVLVTGGSGYIGSHACVQLLAAGHTPIILDNLCNSKASVVKTITRLTDKTPVFYQGDIRDSALLDDIFAKHSIDSVIHFAGLKAVGESVREPLSYYDNNVYGTLVLVEAMKKAGVKNLIFSSSATVYGDQPRTPYQESFPTGHPASPYGRSKLMVEQILQDLQHAEPEWSITLLRYFNPVGAHPSGEMGEDPQGVPNNLMPYIAQVAVGRRDSLAIFGNDYPTADGTGVRDYIHVVDLADGHIAAMNTLQNRAGVHIYNLGAGVGYSVLQVVEAFSQACGKPLAYHFAPRRQGDLPAYWADAERAAKDLNWRVTRSLQEMAQDTWRWQSSHPNGYDEE; translated from the coding sequence ATGAACGTTCTTGTTACAGGTGGTAGCGGTTACATAGGGAGTCATGCTTGCGTACAATTGCTGGCTGCCGGGCACACTCCCATCATTCTCGATAACTTGTGCAACAGCAAGGCTAGCGTCGTTAAAACCATTACACGCTTAACCGATAAGACACCCGTTTTTTATCAGGGCGATATCCGAGACAGCGCGCTGCTAGACGATATTTTCGCTAAGCATTCCATTGATTCTGTCATCCACTTTGCCGGCTTAAAAGCCGTGGGCGAGTCAGTGCGTGAACCGCTGAGCTACTATGACAATAACGTCTACGGTACGCTCGTGCTGGTAGAGGCGATGAAGAAAGCAGGCGTGAAGAACCTGATTTTTAGCTCCTCCGCCACTGTCTATGGCGATCAGCCTCGCACGCCCTATCAAGAAAGTTTCCCCACAGGGCACCCTGCCAGCCCTTATGGCCGTAGCAAGCTGATGGTCGAGCAAATCCTGCAAGACTTACAGCATGCAGAACCGGAATGGAGTATTACGCTGTTGCGGTATTTCAACCCGGTTGGCGCACATCCATCGGGTGAGATGGGTGAAGACCCACAAGGTGTGCCCAATAACCTGATGCCTTACATCGCTCAGGTTGCTGTCGGACGTCGCGACTCGCTGGCGATTTTCGGTAATGACTACCCTACCGCTGACGGCACTGGCGTGCGAGATTATATCCACGTCGTCGATCTGGCTGACGGCCATATCGCTGCCATGAACACCCTGCAAAATCGTGCTGGCGTGCATATTTATAATCTGGGCGCAGGCGTAGGCTACAGTGTATTGCAGGTCGTCGAAGCCTTTAGTCAGGCCTGTGGCAAACCGCTAGCTTACCATTTTGCCCCACGTCGTCAGGGCGATCTGCCTGCTTATTGGGCAGATGCCGAGCGTGCAGCGAAAGACCTTAACTGGCGAGTCACACGCTCATTGCAAGAAATGGCGCAGGACACCTGGCGCTGGCAGTCCAGCCACCCTAATGGGTACGACGAAGAATGA
- the galM gene encoding galactose-1-epimerase — protein sequence MLNESLSTLAPDGQPFQLTTLQNQAGMRVCLMDWGATWLSCELPLPEGEVREVLLGCASPEQYPRQSAYLGASIGRYANRIAKATFSRETETFHLVPNQNEHQLHGGPEGFHARRWRIASQDAAQVTYQLHSPDGDQGYPGHLNVQVTYALTEHNSLEISYQATVEKACPVCLTNHAYFNLDGDLTDVRKHQLQLFADYYLPVNSSGIPNADLTPVNATGMDFRQPKALEEDFLRDSDQMAVGGYDHAYLLHRTCGSSESPAANLWSSDGRVLMSVFTSAPALQLYSGNFLAGTPSRDGGQYENYAGVALESEFLPDSPNHPDWPQPDCWLKPGKVYRSDTTYQFLIQ from the coding sequence ATGTTGAATGAAAGTCTTAGCACGCTGGCACCCGATGGTCAGCCGTTTCAATTAACGACCTTGCAGAATCAGGCAGGCATGCGCGTGTGCCTGATGGACTGGGGTGCAACCTGGCTTTCCTGTGAGCTGCCGCTACCAGAGGGTGAGGTGCGAGAAGTCTTATTGGGCTGTGCCTCACCCGAGCAGTATCCGCGACAAAGCGCTTATCTCGGTGCATCGATTGGCCGCTATGCCAACCGCATAGCCAAAGCCACATTCAGTCGAGAAACCGAAACGTTCCATCTGGTTCCAAACCAGAACGAGCACCAGTTGCACGGTGGCCCGGAAGGCTTTCATGCTCGCCGCTGGCGAATTGCCAGTCAGGATGCCGCGCAGGTGACGTACCAGTTGCACTCACCGGATGGCGATCAAGGATATCCAGGGCATCTCAACGTACAGGTGACCTACGCGCTGACCGAACATAATTCGCTGGAAATCTCGTATCAGGCGACCGTAGAGAAAGCCTGCCCCGTTTGCCTGACCAACCACGCGTATTTCAACCTTGATGGCGATCTGACTGACGTCCGTAAGCACCAGTTGCAGTTGTTTGCCGATTATTATTTACCGGTTAATAGTTCGGGCATTCCTAACGCCGATCTGACACCGGTAAACGCTACCGGAATGGACTTCCGCCAGCCAAAAGCACTGGAAGAAGATTTCCTGCGCGACAGCGATCAAATGGCCGTCGGCGGCTACGATCACGCCTATTTATTGCATCGCACCTGCGGTTCCAGCGAAAGTCCGGCTGCCAATTTATGGTCATCCGATGGCCGCGTGCTAATGAGCGTTTTCACCAGCGCTCCCGCCTTACAGCTCTACAGCGGCAACTTTCTTGCCGGAACGCCCTCGCGAGACGGCGGTCAATATGAAAACTATGCCGGTGTCGCACTGGAAAGTGAATTCCTGCCGGACAGCCCGAATCACCCCGACTGGCCGCAGCCCGACTGCTGGCTGAAACCGGGGAAAGTCTATCGCTCGGATACCACTTACCAGTTTCTCATACAGTAA
- a CDS encoding copper-binding protein — protein sequence MRITYMALISSLIFSVSSFVFPVWANDHQHHAMMPTMPPAATTAVYQTTGIVKQWNASSVTLSHAPIAELKWPAMTMAFTLPSSGEITPLPVNTPVTFSFIQNDSGYILTAITPQQP from the coding sequence ATGCGTATTACTTATATGGCTTTGATCAGCAGCCTGATTTTTTCTGTTTCTTCCTTCGTCTTCCCCGTGTGGGCAAACGACCACCAGCATCACGCGATGATGCCGACCATGCCCCCTGCGGCCACAACAGCCGTTTATCAAACTACCGGGATTGTTAAGCAGTGGAACGCCAGCAGCGTCACGCTCTCTCACGCGCCGATTGCCGAGCTCAAATGGCCTGCCATGACGATGGCCTTCACGCTGCCATCCAGCGGCGAAATAACGCCATTGCCTGTCAACACACCCGTTACGTTCAGCTTTATCCAGAACGATAGCGGCTACATCCTGACCGCGATTACACCACAGCAACCTTAA
- a CDS encoding TolC family protein, whose product MNLSKHDAARACLAMLLWLPAVVFAADLSLEQALQAAERYSADLSANQHQINALQNMADSATQLPDPKLKFGVENLPLGGNNGSRLTREGMTMQRIGVMQTYVSSRKRDSKAQAIRVEADALQSNSASIRARLQRETAQAWLDLALSQKALTEVTALVNESQRQIASQKASVAAGSEASSVLDARLTLAAMQDRLADAERDTRIAHTRLVQLTGMPDINVHGELPRFERLPASPEVLGDAIHQHPEMQQAQREAELAQARSAQSAVAAIPNVDVEVYYAKRGDDYDDMAGMMVTVDLPLFTSKRQDKDYAADVSRSMEARDKVLLTEREHQAQLDTLIAKYQAAQSRWQRQHNDVLPLQQQRIKLIQAQYQSGSSNLSAVLDARRALLESRIAVQDTAREMAQYWAAIRYLTPQGNPTR is encoded by the coding sequence ATGAACTTATCCAAACACGACGCCGCGCGCGCGTGTCTGGCGATGTTGCTGTGGCTGCCTGCCGTCGTCTTTGCGGCAGATCTGAGTCTTGAACAGGCCTTACAGGCGGCGGAGCGTTATTCCGCTGACCTGTCGGCCAATCAACACCAGATTAATGCGCTCCAGAACATGGCCGACTCTGCTACGCAACTTCCCGATCCGAAGTTGAAATTTGGCGTCGAGAATTTGCCATTAGGCGGCAACAACGGTAGTCGACTCACGCGCGAAGGAATGACGATGCAGCGTATCGGCGTCATGCAAACTTATGTCAGCAGCCGTAAGCGCGATAGCAAGGCGCAGGCTATTCGGGTTGAAGCCGATGCGTTGCAAAGTAACAGCGCAAGCATTCGTGCCCGCCTGCAACGGGAAACGGCACAGGCATGGCTGGATCTGGCGCTCTCCCAAAAGGCGTTGACCGAAGTGACCGCGCTGGTCAACGAAAGCCAGCGGCAGATCGCCTCACAAAAAGCGAGTGTGGCTGCGGGCAGTGAAGCCAGTAGTGTTCTGGATGCCCGCCTGACGCTGGCGGCCATGCAGGACAGACTGGCCGATGCCGAGCGAGATACCCGCATCGCGCACACCCGACTGGTGCAGCTTACCGGCATGCCGGATATCAACGTGCACGGTGAACTGCCTCGCTTTGAACGGCTACCCGCCTCACCGGAGGTACTAGGCGACGCCATTCATCAACATCCAGAAATGCAACAGGCGCAGCGTGAAGCTGAACTGGCTCAGGCTCGCTCCGCACAGTCAGCCGTTGCCGCCATCCCCAATGTCGATGTTGAAGTCTATTACGCGAAGCGCGGAGATGATTACGACGACATGGCAGGCATGATGGTGACGGTCGATCTGCCGCTGTTCACATCCAAACGTCAGGATAAGGACTACGCCGCAGACGTATCACGCAGCATGGAAGCGCGCGACAAAGTCTTGCTCACCGAACGAGAACATCAGGCGCAGCTCGATACGCTGATTGCTAAATATCAAGCGGCACAGTCACGCTGGCAGCGTCAGCACAACGACGTTCTTCCGCTGCAACAGCAGCGCATCAAACTGATTCAGGCTCAGTATCAATCCGGCAGCAGTAACCTCTCTGCCGTACTGGATGCCCGCCGAGCGCTGCTCGAAAGCCGGATCGCCGTTCAGGATACCGCACGGGAGATGGCCCAATATTGGGCTGCCATCCGCTATCTGACGCCACAAGGAAACCCTACGCGATGA